The nucleotide sequence TGTGGAGTCATCTGTTGTGACGCAGCCAGGACATAGTTCTGCAGAAGAAGAAGCAGTGTCATAACTGTGAGGATGACCTGAAGCGTTCGTGAGGCAGGTGATTTGAGGCGATGATCCGTCATTGCTTTACTCTTCTTCCTGGGGTCCCGGCGGGATAATGTGTGTACTGATGTTTTGATTACGCGAATCAATACGAAAATATCATTTTTGATATCGACTGATGTGGGCCCTGTAGCTTGACAGTTGTTTTGAAAATTGCATAGTATGTTCGATTCCTGTCAGAAAAGCTGGTATGAGAGATCTCCGTGCGCTTACAGGGTCTAAAAATTAGGTTAAGTTACGTATTACGTTTAGTTTAAGTTAAGTCAGGTGTTTTAAGGCGGTCTTTTTCATGGCAGTTCCTAAAAGACGGATGTCAAAATCCAATTCTCGTAAGAGACGCAGTCATAATAGTGTGAAGGCAAGTAAGCCCACCTATTGCCCACAATGTGGTACCGCGTCCCCTTCTCATGCCATTTGCCCTCATTGTGGTTTCTATCAGGGGCGAACCATCGTTGATACTGAGGACTAGTGGTCAATGCGGATTGCACTGGATGCAATGGGGGGAGATTATGCCCCTGAACCGAACATAACAGGAGCAATCGTTGCATTGCAGGCGGATCCTGCACTCAATGTCGTTCTGGTAGGTCCACAGGACCTGCTGGAAGCTCAGGTTGCAGCATCGGGCTATAATGGTGATCGTCTTTCGATTGTCCATGCCAGCCAGGTTGTAGGGATGGAGGAAAAACCGACTGACGCCATGCGTCAGAAACCGGACAGCTCTATCTCCGTCTGCTGGAAGCTGATGGCGGCCCGTGAAGTCGATGCGGTTGTCAGCGCGGGAAATACCGGTGCGGTTGTCGCTTCTGGTTTGAAAACCCGACTGTTCCTGAAAAGTGTCAAACGCCCCGGGATTGCAGTGACTTTACCCACCAGTGCCGGCCATGCCGTGCTGATGGATGTCGGTGCGAATCCTTCGGCCCGACCTTCTCATCTCTACCAGTATGCTGTGATGGGTGAGATTTATGCCCGCGAAGTATTGCGGATCGAGTCACCCAAGATTGGCCTGATCAATATCGGCAGTGAAGACGTGAAGGGGAATGATCTCTATCGTGACACATATCGCCTGCTGAATGAGGGGCCGCTGAAAGACAGCTTTGTAGGTAATGTCGAAGGGCGCGGTCTGTATCAGGGGGAAGCTGACGTATTAATCTGTGAAGGTTTCGTCGGCAATGTGGTGTTGAAGGTGAGTGAGGGGATGGCTGATTTTCTGATGAAAGAAGCTTCCCGGCAGATCATCGGCAGTCTTGATGTCGAGCGAGATAAGGCCAAGCTGGCCTTTCAGGAGATGGGTAAGCGGTTCCGCTACCATGAAACCGGCGGGGCGCCATTACTCGGTATTGACGGGATTTGTATCATCTGTCACGGTTCCAGTGATGCCCACTCGATCACAAATGCATTGAGGGGGAGTGCCATGTTCAAGGATCGTGGCATCAATTCGCAGATCGCCGATCATCTGGTGCAGAAGCCTGTTGCCTGAGTCGGCATCTTAAACTAGCAGCGCAATTCCAAAATTAGAGGGATCGACTCGTGAGCAGAATCGCTTTTTTATTTCCCGGACAGGGTGCTCAGCATGTCGGGATGGGTAAAACGATTGCCGAAAATTATCCGGCTGCCCGGGAGCTGTATCATCGTGCTTCCGAAATTCTGGAATACGATCTGGCAAAACTCTGTTTTGAAGGTCCCAGTGCAGAACTGGACTCAACGGTCATCAGTCAACCTGCTTTGTTTGTGACCAGCCTGGCCGCTCTGGAAATGTTGCGTGCAGATTCTCCTGATAAAGTTCTGGCTTGCGAGATGGCAGCTGGATTGAGCCTGGGAGAATATACTGCCCTGGTTTTTGCGGGAGCCATGAGTTTTGAAGACGGGCTGCGTGTTGTGCAGCGCCGTGGCGAAGCGATGCAGGCAGCCGCAGATGCGAATCCGTCCGGGATGGTCAGTATCCTGTTGCTGGATCGGGAGAAGGTGGCCGAGATCTGTCAGTCCGCATCATCTGCGGGTAAGATCTGGATTGCCAATTATCTCTGCCCTGGAAATATTGTTCTGTCTGGGGAAAACAGTGCCTGCGAACTGGCAGCGGAGCTGGCCGAGCAGGAGGGGGGCCGGGCGATTCCTTTGGCGGTGGCAGGGGCATTCCATACGGAAATCATGAAGCCGGCGGACAGTCGCCTGTCAGAAGCGCTGGCAGGAGTCGGTCTGAAGAAACCGGAAATTCCCGTGATTTCCAACGTAGACGCAGAAATTCACGAAGAACCGGATGAAATTCGCGAATTGCTGGTACGACAGGTGATCAGCCCGGTGCTCTGGGAGGATTCCCTGCGGACGATGCTGGCGGCCGGGTTTGATGAGTTTTATGAAATTGGTCCTGGTAAGGTTCTGAAGGGATTGATGAAACGCGTGGATCGAAAAATTTCCTGTGAAACGGTCAACGATTCATAGGGGTTTTAAGAGTGAGGTTCTGTGTGCGTTTCAATAAAGCGTGCAAAAGGACAGTGGTGTTGCGGAGTACATTTTCGCAGACAATTCAGAGCTTGATCTGGTCTATCAATTTGTGCTACAACAACTTACGTGGGAACTCTGAAGAAAATTCTGTAGAACCTGAAATCGTGGGTTCTCAGACTGGTAAAGTGAGCCCGATCAAATTATGAGAGAACTTTGGCGAAGTAGACAAGACTCATAATTCTTGTCTCATTTTAAGGTTTACATAATTCGGGAAAGTGGATATATCATCGCTACATCTGTAGGCGAATGCATCCAAGTTGGTCTGGGAATGATGTTTCCAGCCATCCTGAAGTTAAAAAAAATCACTAAGACGGTGAAGGAGAAGAAGAGTGTCAATTGAAGAAAAAGTGGTTGGTATCGTTAGCGAGCAATTAGGCCATCCCAAAGAAGATATTACGCTGGACAGCAAGTTTATCGACGACCTCAAGGCCGATTCTCTGGACATTGTAGAACTCGTTATGGAATTCGAAGACGAGTTTGATGTGACCATTCCTGATGACGACTATGACAAAATCAAAACCGTCGGCGATGTAGTTGGCTACATCACTGAAAAGGCGAGCTGAATTCGGATCTGTAACCATCCAGCTGAACTGTCCTTTGTTTTGAAACTATCTGGTCCTGTCTTTTCATTGTAGGAAGTGTTCACGAATGCGCAGGAGAGTTGTCGTTACCGGAGTATCTGTTGTAACGGCTCTGGGTTTAGATGTCTCAGAGTTCTGGGACAAGTTATGCGCTGGTAAAAGTGGTATTGGTCCGCTGGAACGCTTTGACTGCTCAGACTACAAAGTTCGTTTTGGCGGCGAGATCAAGGATTTCAATGCCAGCGAATATACGAATATCTCAGCGAAAGATCTGAAGCGTGTTGACCGGTTTGTGCAGTTCGCTCTGGTAGGCGCTCATATTGCTTATCGTCAGGCTCAACTCGAAGAGTTTGAAGGTGATCCTTATCGCAGAGGAGTTCTGGTCGGCAGTGGTATTGGCGGTCTGAATGAAATCGAAAGTCAGCATGATCGTCTATACAACCAGGGACCGGCACGTGTTTCTCCCTTTATGATTCCGAAGCTGATGGTCAATGCCGCCAGCGGGAATATTTCGGTGACTTACGAGTTAAAGGGACCGAACAGCGCTGTGGCAACGGCCTGTGCTTCCGCGACCAATGCGATCGGGGATGCATTCAAGCTGATCCAGCATGACGTTGCCGACATCATGATTACAGGCGGCAGTGAAGCCGCGGTGACCCCGATGGGGTTATCTGGTTTTGCCCGTATGAATGCCCTGTCGACACGTAACGATGATCCGCAGTCAGCCAGTCGTCCCTTCGATCGTGATCGAGATGGGTTTGTCATGGCTGAAGGGGCCGGCATCATCGTGCTCGAAGAGTACGAACATGCAAAAAAACGGGGAGTTCCCATTCTCGCAGAAGTCATCGGTTATGGCATGTCTGCAGATGGGACTCACATGACAGCGCCTGATCCGGAAGGACGGGGGGCTGCCCGTGCCATGCTGCATGCGATTAAAGATGCCGGTGTCAATCCAGAGGATATTGACTATATCAATACGCATGGGACGAGTACTCCGCTCGGCGATGTGGCAGAAACAGCTGCGATCAATACCGTTTTCAATTCACATGTGAAACAGATGCCAGTGTCGAGTACAAAGGGGCATCTGGGTCATCTGCTGGGGGCATCAGGGGGTGTTGAGTTTGTTGTGGGGGTGAAAGCATTGCAGGAGCAGGTAGCACCTCCGACGATCAATCTCGATAATCCGGACGAGCAGTGTAATCTGGATTACATTCCCAATGAGCCCCGTGAAATGAAGCTGAACAGGGTAATGAAGAACAGTTTCGGGTTCGGCGGGCATAACGCCTGTCTGATTCTGCAGAAGGCGCCTTAGGGCGCCTGCCGCTGTCTTCTGGCTTTCTGCAATCATTCTCTCTCTTTTCGGGTTTACCTGTAAGGGGTTAGAGTTTTCCCGAATAATTCCTGATCTGAATGTCGCTTCAGGGTTGAAAATCGGCGCATGATTGTCTTAGCTATCCCTTGTTACAGCTGCTTTACTGGGTCAGAGTGGTGTATGTATGTCTTGCTGTTGCTTTGGGTTCAGGCAGCAGGCAGAGCGAAGGGCACGATCTCTCAGCTTCTTCTTTACCAGACACGGTTAACTGCGTCAGTGGTTTTTCCGATTGAAGCAGGCAAAGCTCTTGTCTGTGGAGAATTTTGTTCTACGATGAAGATACATTATTTCGAGTGCAGCTGGCGTAGTTGATTAGCGGGACTTTCTTAAGAGATTCAAATGAATACAGAATCAAAGCGGCGAATTCTGATAACGGGTATGGGGATTCTCAGCCCGATCGGAATCGGAGTGCAAGCATTTCAAGACAGCCTGATGACCGGAAAGTCAGGAGTCAAAAAATCCGAACTCTATTCTCATCTGGCAGCTCCTGATGTCTGCGTTGCGGAAGTATCCGATTTCAATGCGACCACGATTAAAAAAGAGTATTTGAAACAGCAGCGAAAGAGTCTCAAGGTCATGTGCCGCGAGATTCAACTGGGGGTTGCTTCTGCTAACCTGGCGATGGATGATTCCGCGCTGGATCTTTCAGCGGTCGACAGCGAACGTTTTGGGATCGAGTTCGGTGCCAATCTGATGCTCAGTCCTCCTGAAGTTCTGGTAGGAGCCTGTATGGCTGCTTCCGAGGGGCACGAATTCCAGTATCAACGCTGGGGTGGAGAAGGCCTGGCCAAAATGGAACCATTGTGGCTGCTGAAATATCTGCCGAACATGCCTGCCTGTCATATTGGAATCATTATTGACGCCCGGGGCCCTAACAACTCGATAACGCATGCAGAAGCATCTGGAAATCTTGTGCTGGGTGAAGCTCAACGCGTGATTGAACGGGGCTGGGCAGATGTTATGGTTGCTGGTGTGACCGGAACCCGGGTCCACGAAGTGAAATCCATTCACGCAAAGTTCTGGGATCAGCTGGCAGATTCCCCTGCGGAATTTGAGAAGCGTTCGCGTCCATTTGACAAGGCGCGAAGCGGGCAGGTCCTGGGTGAAGCAGCCTGTTCTCTCTTGCTGGAAGAAAAATCACACGCAGAGCAGCGGGGGGCAAAGGTCTGGGGTGAAGTTCTGGGTACAGGGGCTTCGTGCGTAGTAAAACGGGATGGCTCGGTAGATACCAAAACAGCGATCGCCAATGCCATCAGATTGGCATTGAAAAGAGCTGATGTGGAAGTGGGTGATATCGGACATATCAACGCCCATGGCCTGGGTGAGCAGGTAATTGACGTCCAGGAATATCTTGCCATTCAGGATATTTTTGGTGACAAGGCCACTCAAATTCCCGTGACTGCCCTGAAGAGTTACTTTGGTAATTCTGGTTCTGCCTGCGGTATTGTGGAAGCCAGCGGATCTCTGGTTGGCTTGAAGCAGGGCGTGATTCCCGCGACCTTGAACTATGAAACACCCGATCCCGACTGCCCGTTAAACGTGGTTCGGAATGAGCCCCTGCCTACAGATAACAAACTGTTTCTAAAGATCAGTACCACCACCTTTGGTCAGGCCAGTGCTTCTGTCATTTGTGGTGTCTGAGATTGTTGAATTACTGCATAAATAAAAAAGCCTCGTAAGGAATGTCAATCCTTACGAGGCTTTTGTTGTTTCCCGATGATTCAATATTAAAATTTCTTCAGGGCATACTGGGCACCACGATAAGCGGAGAGGCCCTTCATGTTTGTATTCAGTGAGGCCTGGAAATTCTGGGAAGCGGTTGCCGAGTCGCCAGCCAGAAGTGCTTTCTGTCCAATGAAAAAGTAGGCTTCACAGATTTGTGCTTTCGCCCGTTCTACATCTTTCTGATCGATGGAGTCGAGCAGTTCCGTGTTCGAAATAGCCCCCATCAAAAACAAAAGCAGGTTGTCAACGGAGTCGCGATCGTCCGGTTTTTTGGCGATAGCCGACTGGAACCGGGCATCGGCGGCAGATTTCTGATTGCTCTGGACCATCGCCAGGTAAACCCAGGGATCGAGGACTTTCATCTGTTCCGGAGCCAGCTGTGCAGCCAGTTTGAATTCGGATAAAGCAGAGGGGTATTCTTTGTTAAAGAAATAGGAGAACCCCAGGTCGGAGTGTAGGGCAGGGTTTTGCGGGTCCATCTGAACTGCTTTTTTCTGGTCCGCAATCGCTTCGGTGATTTTCCCCTGCAGGAGTCGTGCCTCACCGCGCATGCCCAGAACAAATGGCTGATTGGGTTCAATGGACAAAGATTGTGTCAGGTCAGCTTCTGCAGTGTCCGGTTTTCCTCCTTCGAGATAGGCAAACCCCCGGTTCGTAATTGCATGATGGTACTTCGGTTCGATCTGGATCGCCCGGGAGAAGTCATTGATGGCTTCCTGGAGCTTTCCCTGCTGCTGGTAAAACATGGCCCGGTTGTTATAGACGACCGGAGAATTGGGTTGTTTCTGAATGACCTGATTGAAGCTCGCCAGGGCCATCTCGTTATTCCCGGCGAGAGCATAGGCGTCAGGCAAAGCAAGAAGTGCTGCAAAGTGGTCAGGTGACAGTTTGATGGTTTCTGTAAAATCCTGTGCTGCTTCCTGCGGTTTGTTTAATGGCAGGTAGATCATGCCGCGCTGGTAGTGGAAGTTGGCTTTTTCTTCCGGAGTGAGTTCCGGACGGGCCAGGACCTGGTTTGCGACGGTCAATGCCGTCTCTGCATGGCTTTTCTTGTTTTCCATGACGGCCAGGTTCATCATCCCGTACAGGTAAGGCAGGTAGTAATTTATGTTCTGGTTTCGACTGTGCCGGATTGCCTCACGTGCGTCGGCTACTCCTTCGCGAATGGACTGGACGTTGCCCTGTGCGCGGCCTGCTTCGACACGGGCGCTGGCTCGCAGGTAATAGGCAACATGGTCATCGGGTTTCTGCTGCAGGATTTGCGAAGTGAGTGCGATCGATTTTGCGTAGTCCCCTTGCTGCTGTGCCTGGTCGGCCTGGATTTTCTGTTGAGCATAAGGGTCGTTTGTAGCAGCGGGGGGTTGAGCAGATGCAGGGAGCGGGATTCCAGCGCAAAGAATCAGCAAAAGTAAAAGGCGAGACATTTCAGGGTTGTCCTTCAAAATTTGAGGGTAGAAGAATATGTGATTCTTTCGAGCAGATTCAACATGAAACAGGTAGCTTCAGTTGCCGTTATCCGGGATTAATCCTTCAGAAAGTTACAGTAGGTGAACTCAGAAGCAGCACGGCCATCGTTAAAAAAGTGGTCGTCCTTTTCGGGGCTCTGCGTATGATAGTATAGAAGTTTCGCGTTTCTATGGAGATCAATCTGCACTCGTCGTAAAGAAAGTCCTGAATTTGATATACCGGGAATTTTGAGGTAATAACTGAAATGTTGCCGGATAACTGTACAGGTTTTCCGTGTCTGCTGCTGTTTTGGTAAATCAATTTCGGTGAAGTTAAGTCGTTATGAAATAGTTGCCTGCGGTGCTTGACATCTGAACGCGCGAAGATTAATTTCTGTTGATAGTGAAGCATTCATTGTAGTGGTGCTTTATGCGCAATTGTTTTGCATACTGGTGTTCAGTACGCATTGTGCTTGCAAGGGGTGACATGCCACTGGGGCTGTTTGTTTCTTTGTGATGATATCGGCATTCGTAAACTCGAATGGAGTCCTCAAATATGTAGGCTGGTTGGAACACGAGCATTGGCTCACCAATCCGATTGTCGCGTTTGTTTGTATTGTAAAATACCAATCGCGGCTACGCCTGACGACCGTTTTGCGGTGGTGCGGGTAGTCATAAAGTGGGCATGTTCCCGCTTTTTTTTGTTAATAGCGGTATCGCTGGGGCTTAAGTTCCCGCGGTATATAAATAGATTTGACCAGTTTCAGATCTTGTTTGAGTAGTTTTCGAGTCAGTTGAAGATCTCAACTGTCGAATGAAGGAAACACAATTATGGACGGTAAGGAAGTTCTCCGGATTGTTGATGCCATTCAACGCGATAAAAGTATCGATAAAGAGATCGTGTTTGGTGGAATTGAACAGGCCATCCTGTCGGCTGCGCGTCGTCACTTTGGAGATGACCATGAGCTTTCTGTAGACATTGACCGAGATACAGGCGAACCAACCGTTCTTTGTGATGGCGACAAACTGGGTAAGGACATTCTGGGCGAAATTCTGGGGCGAGTCGCGGCACAGACAGCTAAGCAGGTCATGATTCAGAAAATTCGTGAAGCAGAACGCGATACGGTTTTTGATGAATACATGGAGATGCAGTACCAGTCGGTTTCGGGGACCGTTTCCCGTGTCGAAGGTGGTGCGGTGCTGGTCAACCTGGGTAAAATTGAAGGAATTCTGCCGCGAGGCGAACAGATCCCTGGCGAGTCTTTCCGTGTGAATGACCGTGTACGTGCAGTTGTTTTGGATGTTCGTAAAGCGGGTAGTCGCGTCAAGGTGATTCTTTCACGAACTCACCCTGATATGGTACGCCGGTTATTTGAACTCGAAATCCCGGAAGTGGCCGATCGGATTATTGATGTGCGTTCGCTGGCGCGGGAAGCCGGATATCGCTCTAAAGTCGCTGTGTCCTGTATTGACAGCAGTATCGACTGTGTTGGTGCCTGTGTCGGCATGCGGGGAGCCCGGATTAAAAATATTGTTGACGAGTTGGCTGGCGAGCGGATCGACATCGTTCGCTGGAACGACTCGTTGCAGGTGCTGGTGCCGAATTCACTCCAGCCTGCGGAAGTGGAAGATGTCATTTTGTGCCCGATGCTGGGCCGCGTGATCGTATTGGTTCGAGACGATCAGTTGCCTCTGGCGATTGGCCGTAAAGGTCAGAACGTGCGTCTGGCCTCCAAACTGGTCGGTTGGGACATTGAAGTCATGACGCAAACGGAGCTGGACGAGCAACTGGATAAAACAGTGGAAGCGTTCTCTTCAATCCCGGGCGTGTCTGAAGAACTGGCGGAGAGCCTGGTTTCACAGGGTTTCTTCAGTTACTACGATCTGTCTGTGATTGAGCCGGACCAACTGGCAGAACTGGGTGGCCTGACAGCCGAGCAGTGTGAACAGATTGTCGAAGTGGCGGACCGGGAAAGTGAACGTGTCGAAGCAGAAGAAGAAGCAATGCGAATTGCTCAGAAGAATCCGGCTGCCGCAGTTGCTAAGGAGTCGGATACGCCTGAATCCGAAGAAGAGAAGCAGTCAGAACCGGTTGTTGCAGAACCAGAACCGGCAGTTGCAGAACCAGAACCGGCAGTTGCAGAACCAGAACCGGTTGTTGCAGAAAATGAGGCGGTTGAAGAAACCGCTGTTGATGTAAATGATACAGAGAATGCCGAAGAGGCAGACGAAACGACTGTTCCTGATGAAGTACCAGTTGAGGAACCGGTGAATGTAGAAAATTCTCCGGAAGAATCGACCGAGAAGCAGGAATAGTTCATTCGATTACGAGTAAGTGTTATGAGGTTGTTGCCTCATCAGGCAAATCGTTTCAGTCTGACAGGATTTGAAAACGTATTGCAGATTTGTTCACGGGAGAAGGGCTGTTGAAGATTCGTATTTTTGCTCTTGCAAAAGAGTTGGGCATGGACAGCAAAGTGCTGATCGATGAATGTAACAAAGCCGGGGTGAAGTTGAAAAACTCCGCTTTGGCCAGCATTACGCCCGACGAACGTGACATTGTTATTGCATATCTGGAACAGAAGGGGAAACCTGCCGTCAGTTCCGAGGAGTCCTCCGCCCAGGAGACTCTGACGCCTCAACGGGAACAACCGAAGATGCGTAATATCAAGACGATGACATCCCGTCCGCAGCCGTCCCGTTCCTCGACCCAGAAGTCATCCGGTACTTCTGATGAAGACTCCTATTCCGAAGAAGGTGCATCTGGGGTAGTGGTTGAACAAGAGGAAGCGGAGACTGTTTCAGAAGACGAGGTCACCACCAGTCAGGATGATGAGTCGATTGAAGAAACAGAAGAAGTTGCTGAAGGACGCTCCGCGGCACTCAAGCGTCGGTCAGAGGAATCAATTGAGGAAACTGCCGCCAAGCCAGAATCTGATCAGGCGATGACCCGCGATGATTATGTTCCCGCTGGTGGCGCCTCCGGTTCCAATATTCGAGAAATGAAACCAATTGGATCAACCCGCTCAAGCAAGCCTCAACCGAAAGCGAAGCCGAAGTCTGCATTGCCGAACGTAGCAGCGCCTCCTGCCTATAAGCAGCCGGTGATTCCAAAGCCCAAGAAAAAAGAAGAGAAGGCACAAAAGCCGGAAGTGCGTTTGACTGCTGATATTCTGGAGCAGAAAAGCCCCTTGGCTGCTCATCTGGCACAACATACAGAGCAGAAAAAGAAAGAAAAAGACCGGGATCCCCAGGATGACGATTTGAAGACCCGTCGTGGCAGCCTGAGTCTGGTCGAAGCGCGTAAGCAGCGTCGCGAACAGCGTAAGGAAGGTCGCCGGGGATTCTCAGGCGAAGGGTCGGAGCAGCAGGATGTCGTTGGCCGCCGCCCCCGCCGTTCCAAGCGGAAGCATGATACAGGTAATGTCGTCCACAAGACCGAGGCGGAAGTGGAAGTGCCGATGACGGTGCGGAGTCTGTCCGAAGCAATGGGGCGTCCTGCCAAAGCGATTATGTCCATCATGTTCAAGGAATTTGGTGAGATGGTCACCATTAACCAGATCATCGAAGAAGATGTCGCCCTGGCAGTCGCGATGGAACTGGGAGTTGATTTAACCTTTAAACGGCAACGAGGCGCATTGGAATCAGTCACCGAAATTATCGAACAGGAAGACGCTCCAGAAGATCTGGTAACCCGTCCGCCAATTATTACAGTTCTCGGGCATGTCGATCACGGTAAAACGACCCTGGTCGATACCCTGAGGAAGTCCAATGTCAAAGTCGTTGAAGGTGAAGCAGGCGGCATTACACAGCATATTGCCGCCTATCAGATCGAATATAACGGTCATAAACTGACTTTTGTAGACACACCCGGTCACGCCGCATTCAGTGAAATGCGGTCTCGGGGAGCGAATGTAACTGACATGGTGGTACTGGTCGTTGCCGCTGACGACGGAGTGATGCCTCAGACGGCTGAAAGTATCAGTCATGTGAAGGCATCCGGTGTTCCGATGGTCGTGGCACTGAATAAGATAGATTTGCCGGACATCAATGAACAGAAAGTAATGCAGGAGCTGGCTTCGCAAAACGTTCTGCCCTCGGAATGGGGGGGAGAAACGGATGTGGTCCGCGTTTCAGCCTTAAAGGAAATGGGGCTGGATAACCTGCTGGAAACCCTGTTGCTGACAGCCGAACTGCATGAGCTTAAAGCAAATCCAAATCGGCCTGCCGTGGGAGCCTGCCTGGAAGGTTTCCGCGATGAAGGTCGTGGTTCGGTCGCCTGGCTGATTGTTCAGAAAGGGACCTTGCGGATTGGTGATGCCGTTATTTGTGGTAAATCATACGGTTATATTCGTGCCATGTACGATGATACGGATCAGCAGATTGAGGAAGCACCTCCTTCTACGCCAGTCAAGGTTACCGGTCTGGATTCCGTTCCTGGTGCAGGCGATCATTTTGTGGTTGTGGAAACCATCGATCAGGCCAGGGAACTGGCAGAAGAGCGACGGCATGAAGGTCGTGCCGACACGCTGGCCCGGCA is from Gimesia maris and encodes:
- the infB gene encoding translation initiation factor IF-2, whose protein sequence is MKIRIFALAKELGMDSKVLIDECNKAGVKLKNSALASITPDERDIVIAYLEQKGKPAVSSEESSAQETLTPQREQPKMRNIKTMTSRPQPSRSSTQKSSGTSDEDSYSEEGASGVVVEQEEAETVSEDEVTTSQDDESIEETEEVAEGRSAALKRRSEESIEETAAKPESDQAMTRDDYVPAGGASGSNIREMKPIGSTRSSKPQPKAKPKSALPNVAAPPAYKQPVIPKPKKKEEKAQKPEVRLTADILEQKSPLAAHLAQHTEQKKKEKDRDPQDDDLKTRRGSLSLVEARKQRREQRKEGRRGFSGEGSEQQDVVGRRPRRSKRKHDTGNVVHKTEAEVEVPMTVRSLSEAMGRPAKAIMSIMFKEFGEMVTINQIIEEDVALAVAMELGVDLTFKRQRGALESVTEIIEQEDAPEDLVTRPPIITVLGHVDHGKTTLVDTLRKSNVKVVEGEAGGITQHIAAYQIEYNGHKLTFVDTPGHAAFSEMRSRGANVTDMVVLVVAADDGVMPQTAESISHVKASGVPMVVALNKIDLPDINEQKVMQELASQNVLPSEWGGETDVVRVSALKEMGLDNLLETLLLTAELHELKANPNRPAVGACLEGFRDEGRGSVAWLIVQKGTLRIGDAVICGKSYGYIRAMYDDTDQQIEEAPPSTPVKVTGLDSVPGAGDHFVVVETIDQARELAEERRHEGRADTLARHSGGPRTLEDILGSAIEGAIQDLPLILKADTPGSLEAIRSEINKFEHPEVRVKILHEGIGGVNESDVYLASASNAIIIAFHVVAEDRALNLATQEDVEIRRYSIIYEVVDDIRASLEGMLRPELVQEQTGRALVLQTFSISRYGKIAGCRVLNGTINRNDRVHLIRDQKILNQYPIASLKREKDDVKEVREGMECGILLSGFNDIKEGDLLEAFRINEVKRTLDSSS